A portion of the Adhaeribacter radiodurans genome contains these proteins:
- a CDS encoding ThuA domain-containing protein, translating to MAQTRTAPFKVIAFYTAKNDAAHISFVHEANRWFPKMAAKYNFIYDSTNNWNNLNADFLARYQVVLFLDTRPEEPVQRAAFEAYMKKGGAWLGFHFAGFALTPSTYPQNWNWYHQQFLGSGSYGSNTWRPTSAILRVEDPKHPATLDLPKTFKSSPNEWYRWENDLRQNPDIKILLTIDSTSFPLGTGPKPHEIWHSGYYPVVWTNKNYRMLYVNMGHNDIDYEHTSNKELSFQFLNEVQNKLIIDGLLWLGHPTKTSNKSKNR from the coding sequence TTTTATACAGCTAAGAACGATGCCGCTCACATTAGCTTTGTGCACGAAGCCAACCGCTGGTTCCCGAAAATGGCGGCGAAATATAATTTTATTTACGATTCTACGAATAACTGGAATAACCTGAACGCTGATTTTCTCGCGAGGTACCAAGTGGTACTTTTTCTGGATACCCGGCCGGAAGAACCAGTGCAAAGAGCCGCTTTTGAAGCATACATGAAAAAGGGCGGTGCTTGGCTGGGGTTTCATTTTGCCGGTTTTGCTTTAACTCCATCCACCTATCCGCAGAACTGGAATTGGTACCATCAGCAATTTTTAGGATCGGGTTCTTACGGTAGCAACACCTGGCGGCCCACTTCGGCTATTTTACGCGTTGAGGATCCCAAACACCCGGCTACTTTAGATTTGCCTAAAACGTTTAAATCTTCGCCTAACGAATGGTACCGCTGGGAAAACGACTTGCGCCAAAACCCCGATATTAAAATATTATTAACCATAGATAGCACCAGTTTCCCGCTTGGTACCGGACCTAAACCGCACGAAATCTGGCACAGTGGCTACTATCCCGTTGTTTGGACGAATAAAAATTACCGCATGCTGTACGTGAATATGGGCCACAACGACATCGACTACGAGCATACATCCAATAAAGAACTATCCTTTCAGTTCCTCAATGAGGTACAAAATAAATTAATTATTGATGGTTTGTTGTGGTTAGGTCATCCGACAAAAACTTCTAATAAAAGTAAGAACCGGTAA
- a CDS encoding porin family protein: MRKVVFMVCLFFLVSTIGYSQKSFGVKAGLNVTRLNVNEAYTLKIKNRVGYHLGIWKESTISPKVFLRTELFYTLKGGRYSDTLTLPFANEASRTKGTLIYNYFTLPLLLGYQLKSKTAVFLGPEFSLLIAPRNRDDGGRTHNMKNILRYNAPDIGLTAGFRYNLNAKLSADLRYTYGFSTILQYEATDVQGNAYSPKQSHNEAAQLGLSYTLKTKNGKS; this comes from the coding sequence ATGAGAAAAGTAGTATTTATGGTGTGCTTGTTTTTCCTGGTTTCAACTATTGGTTACAGCCAGAAATCTTTCGGCGTGAAAGCCGGATTGAATGTAACCCGGTTGAATGTAAACGAAGCCTACACTTTAAAAATCAAAAATCGGGTAGGTTATCATTTGGGTATCTGGAAAGAATCTACCATTTCGCCTAAGGTCTTTTTACGCACAGAATTATTTTACACCCTAAAAGGAGGTAGGTATTCCGACACGCTCACCCTTCCTTTCGCCAATGAAGCCAGCCGAACGAAGGGAACACTCATTTATAACTATTTTACCCTTCCTTTGCTACTTGGCTACCAGCTTAAAAGCAAAACAGCCGTATTTCTGGGCCCGGAATTTAGCTTATTAATAGCTCCGCGCAACAGGGACGATGGGGGAAGGACGCATAATATGAAAAATATTTTAAGATATAACGCCCCGGATATAGGACTTACTGCCGGTTTCAGGTACAACCTAAATGCTAAATTAAGTGCTGACCTCCGGTACACTTATGGTTTTAGCACAATTCTGCAATACGAGGCTACGGATGTGCAGGGGAATGCGTATTCGCCTAAACAAAGCCATAACGAGGCGGCCCAATTAGGTTTAAGTTACACGTTAAAAACCAAGAACGGAAAAAGTTAA
- a CDS encoding RNA 2'-phosphotransferase → MLPEKEITRISKFLSLVLRHQPEKINITLDENGWTSVATLLQQANKNNIKLSPAILDYVVANNNKKRFTFNADKTKIRANQGHSIEVELGYIPQVPPAVLYHGTSEGALNSVLATGLQKQNRHHVHLSTDVVTARNVGQRHGKPVVLRIDAQAMTQNGYLFYLSENQVWLTDQVPTEYLHVLTT, encoded by the coding sequence ATGCTGCCGGAGAAAGAAATAACACGGATAAGTAAGTTTTTAAGTTTGGTGCTGCGGCATCAGCCCGAAAAGATAAATATCACTTTAGATGAAAACGGCTGGACCAGTGTGGCTACTCTGCTGCAACAAGCCAATAAAAATAATATAAAACTTTCCCCGGCTATTTTGGACTACGTGGTTGCTAATAACAATAAAAAGCGGTTTACCTTTAATGCCGATAAAACTAAAATCCGGGCTAATCAGGGACACTCGATTGAGGTAGAGTTGGGCTATATCCCGCAAGTGCCACCGGCCGTACTTTACCATGGTACCAGCGAGGGGGCATTAAATTCCGTTCTGGCTACCGGTTTACAGAAACAAAACCGCCACCACGTTCATCTATCCACCGATGTAGTAACTGCCCGGAACGTAGGGCAACGACACGGCAAACCGGTGGTTTTGCGGATTGATGCGCAAGCTATGACTCAGAACGGCTATTTGTTTTATTTATCAGAAAACCAGGTTTGGCTAACGGACCAAGTCCCTACTGAGTATCTGCACGTGCTAACTACTTGA
- a CDS encoding beta-N-acetylhexosaminidase has product MRKIYLLLICCFIAFQTYSQAAKTEVAIIPEPVTLKMNTGQFTLPRNVVIAASANPQLKATTTFLRERLATATGRNVTVSKPSTTATIRLVLLQTPDNSIGKEGYHLAVTPQNIVIRANQPAGLFYGAQTLIQLFPNEIESTELVKTTNWQVPCVEVTDYPRFGWRGLMFDVSRHFFTKQEVKQFIDDMVRYKYNLLHLHLTDDEGWRIEIKSYPKLTQVGAWNVKKEGYFGSFSPPLPNEPRTYGGYYTQADIKELVQYAQERFVNILPEIDVPGHSLAAVVSYPELSCTPGAENYRVRSGEQIMDWSRGAPPIALVDNTLCPANEKVYEFLDKVITEVAQLFPFEYIHVGGDETPQNFWEKSDAIKNLAKKENLKNMHEVQGYFERRLEKIVLSKGKKFMGWDEILEGGLAPSAAVMSWRGMKGGIQAARMKHEVVMSPTDFAYIDYMQGDASIEPKIYATLRLNKAYQFEPLPDSVDAKYIKGGQANLWTEQVYNMRHAQYMTWPRGFAIAESLWSPKESKNWNNFFNRVENHFNRYDFAEKNYAPSVYEPIFNVTKTPDNNVSIALSSEVEGLDLYYTFDNSFPDRFYPKYTEALVPPKDAVMLRVVSYRGKEQVGRMITMPVTDWKTRAGIK; this is encoded by the coding sequence ATGAGAAAAATATACCTTTTGCTGATTTGTTGTTTTATTGCTTTTCAAACGTATAGTCAGGCCGCCAAAACCGAAGTGGCTATTATTCCGGAACCGGTTACTCTAAAAATGAATACGGGTCAGTTTACCTTACCCCGTAATGTAGTTATTGCGGCGAGTGCAAATCCTCAATTAAAAGCTACTACAACCTTCCTGCGCGAGCGCTTAGCTACGGCTACCGGCCGAAACGTTACAGTAAGCAAGCCTTCTACTACGGCTACCATCCGTTTGGTTTTGCTGCAAACTCCCGATAACAGTATTGGTAAAGAAGGTTATCATTTAGCCGTTACCCCGCAGAATATTGTGATTAGAGCCAACCAGCCGGCTGGTTTATTTTACGGGGCGCAAACGTTAATACAATTATTCCCGAACGAAATAGAAAGTACCGAATTAGTAAAAACAACAAATTGGCAGGTGCCGTGCGTAGAAGTTACCGATTACCCCCGGTTTGGCTGGCGCGGTTTAATGTTTGATGTGTCGCGGCATTTCTTTACCAAACAAGAAGTAAAACAATTTATCGACGACATGGTGCGCTACAAATACAACCTGCTGCACCTGCATTTAACCGACGACGAAGGCTGGCGCATTGAAATTAAAAGTTACCCTAAATTAACCCAGGTGGGCGCCTGGAATGTAAAAAAAGAAGGTTATTTCGGTAGCTTCTCCCCGCCACTACCCAACGAACCCCGCACCTACGGTGGTTATTATACCCAAGCCGATATTAAAGAACTGGTACAATATGCCCAGGAAAGATTTGTAAATATTTTACCGGAGATAGACGTACCGGGGCATAGTTTAGCCGCCGTAGTTTCGTATCCGGAATTATCCTGCACGCCGGGAGCAGAAAATTACCGGGTTCGCTCCGGCGAACAAATTATGGATTGGTCGCGTGGTGCGCCGCCCATTGCTTTGGTTGATAATACCTTATGCCCTGCCAACGAAAAAGTGTACGAGTTTCTGGATAAAGTAATTACCGAAGTAGCCCAGCTTTTCCCGTTCGAATACATCCACGTAGGTGGCGACGAAACTCCGCAAAATTTCTGGGAGAAAAGCGATGCTATTAAAAACCTGGCAAAGAAAGAAAATTTAAAAAATATGCACGAAGTGCAAGGTTACTTTGAAAGAAGACTGGAAAAAATAGTGCTCTCCAAAGGCAAAAAATTTATGGGTTGGGATGAGATTCTGGAAGGTGGCCTGGCACCGAGTGCTGCCGTTATGAGCTGGCGCGGCATGAAGGGTGGTATTCAGGCGGCCCGCATGAAACACGAAGTAGTAATGAGCCCTACCGACTTTGCTTATATTGATTACATGCAGGGTGATGCCAGCATTGAGCCTAAAATTTATGCTACGTTGCGGTTAAATAAAGCTTACCAATTTGAACCTCTTCCCGACAGCGTAGATGCCAAATATATTAAAGGCGGCCAGGCTAACTTATGGACCGAACAAGTATACAACATGCGGCATGCCCAATACATGACCTGGCCCCGGGGCTTTGCCATTGCCGAATCGTTGTGGTCGCCGAAAGAAAGCAAAAACTGGAACAACTTCTTTAATCGGGTAGAGAATCATTTTAACCGGTACGATTTTGCCGAAAAGAATTACGCCCCCAGCGTGTACGAACCTATTTTTAACGTTACCAAAACCCCCGATAATAACGTAAGTATTGCCTTAAGCTCAGAAGTAGAGGGGTTAGATTTATACTACACTTTTGATAATTCTTTCCCCGACCGGTTTTATCCAAAATATACCGAAGCATTAGTGCCGCCTAAAGATGCCGTTATGCTGCGAGTGGTAAGTTACCGGGGTAAAGAACAAGTAGGCCGTATGATTACCATGCCGGTTACCGACTGGAAGACTCGGGCGGGTATAAAGTAA